In Gossypium arboreum isolate Shixiya-1 chromosome 5, ASM2569848v2, whole genome shotgun sequence, a single genomic region encodes these proteins:
- the LOC108451472 gene encoding uncharacterized protein LOC108451472, with the protein MDDFKMALDDCRLNNLRYIDRWFTWERGRFLSTNIRERLDRGVATLNWVNLCLRYQLEHLNHSFSDHCPILLDTMGKQRDFSCHKEKSFRFKAKWCSEDSFKEEIRRNWNDISGSVPNKLGRLGQQLQRWNKYRARENKKNRVNFEERINCLYILDPTDEILAEITYIQLGLNLKADQEEIFWEQRARVNWLKNGDKNTSYFHKVVIQRQLRDQIKELKGRMVKEFPQMKRCSRLLRISLVSCFRLRIWVQMNMFLD; encoded by the coding sequence ATGGATGATTTTAAAATGGCTTTGGATGATTGCAGGCTCAATAATCTCAGGTATATTGATAGATGGTTTACCTGGGAGCGAGGAAGGTTTTTATCAACAAACATAAGGGAGAGGCTGGATCGGGGGGTTGCAACATTGAATTGGGTAAATCTTTGTCTTAGATACCAATTAGAACACTTGAATCATTCTTTCTCAGATCACTGTCCCATCCTTTTGGATACCATGGGAAAGCAAAGGGATTTTTCGTGTCATAAAGAAAAGTCTTTTCGGTTTAAGGCCAAATGGTGTTCAGAAGATTCTTTTAAGGAGGAGATAAGAAGAAATTGGAATGATATTTCAGGAAGTGTCCCGAATAAGCTTGGAAGATTGGGTCAGCAACTTCAGAGGTGGAATAAATACAGAGCTagagaaaataagaaaaatcGTGTGAATTTTGAAGAGAGAATAAACTGCCTTTATATTCTGGATCCGACAGATGAGATTTTGGCTGAAATCACATATATTCAGTTGGGCCTGAATTTAAAGGCTGATCAGGAAGAAATTTTTTGGGAACAACGTGCCCGTGTCAATTGGCTGAAAAATGGTGACAAAAATACCAGTTATTTTCATAAAGTAGTGATTCAACGTCAGCTTCGTGATCAAATCAAAGAGTTGAAGGGGAGAATGGTGAAAGAATTTCCACAAATGAAGAGATGTTCAAGATTGCTTCGGATTTCTTTGGTAAGCTGTTTTCGACTTCGGATTTGGGTTCAGATGAACATGTTTTTGGATTAG